The Takifugu rubripes chromosome 16, fTakRub1.2, whole genome shotgun sequence genome contains the following window.
TTAGCCCCGGCCTTATGTTGCAGAACCGCCTTTCTGGCTTGTGTCCGTTTCACCCAGTGCGGGTTGGACTAATGGCTTCTGAAGACTGAAGGTCACTGGCGAAGTGGCTCCCTTTGCCGCTATGGCCTCTGTAAGTGTCGCCTCGGCGGCTCCGAGCCTCGACAAGCGCTGGAAGTCCTTCTCGCTGCTCTTCTACCGCGCCGTCCGTGACCTGAAGCCGGTGTGGATGCTGGAGGAAATGCGGACTATGGAGGCATTTTACCAGGAGGATGACCTGAAGCAGAGGACTTACACCCCCTCGGAAGCGCTTCTTTACGCCATAGTTCACGACCATCAGCCGTACGCGCGGTTCCTCCTCGGCCGGTACCCAGAAGAGGCGCTAGCGAAGCCCAGCGAGCGCTTCTGGTGCTGCCCGTCCTCCGCCCCTCACCTCACCATGGCTGTCCGATATGACAGGTTCTGCATCCTCAGGCTCATTTTACATGAAAGTCGCGTACGTCTCCACACGGACGACGTGCGGACGCTGTTGCACCTTGCCTGCGAGCTGCAGCGGCCCGAAGCGGTCGTCATTCTGCTGGGAAGCGGAGCCTCCCCGCAGGCTGTGGACCAGAACGGCTCGACCCCACTGGATGTCACCCTGGAAAAGCTCCGGGAGACGAGCAGCGGTTTGGCCACCCAGTGTCTGGACGTCTTGCTCATGTTCACCCCGAAGGTTCGCTTTAAAAtgagagcagct
Protein-coding sequences here:
- the LOC101077899 gene encoding ankyrin repeat domain-containing protein 9 gives rise to the protein MASVSVASAAPSLDKRWKSFSLLFYRAVRDLKPVWMLEEMRTMEAFYQEDDLKQRTYTPSEALLYAIVHDHQPYARFLLGRYPEEALAKPSERFWCCPSSAPHLTMAVRYDRFCILRLILHESRVRLHTDDVRTLLHLACELQRPEAVVILLGSGASPQAVDQNGSTPLDVTLEKLRETSSGLATQCLDVLLMFTPKVRFKMRAALEAEPGLWRELLGENTFGYLAKKSPAPLVLIAMQTVVKQLSPATVLDSLQELPIPTSLKPPGLPMTRRARQQLI